In Oscillatoria acuminata PCC 6304, a single window of DNA contains:
- a CDS encoding N-acetylglucosamine kinase has translation MNSGAVAPDGVTVVARDAGGRMYFLRLEGLRG, from the coding sequence ATGAATTCCGGTGCCGTTGCACCGGATGGGGTGACGGTGGTGGCGAGGGATGCTGGGGGGCGAATGTATTTTCTGCGGTTGGAGGGGTTGAGGGGTTGA
- a CDS encoding type II toxin-antitoxin system HicB family antitoxin, which yields MKIKALIWQEDDVWCGSVPALPGCHTWASSYEELLEMLADAVQGWLEVASEQQEVTPEKQVIELSL from the coding sequence ATGAAAATTAAAGCACTGATTTGGCAAGAAGATGATGTCTGGTGCGGTTCAGTCCCTGCCCTTCCCGGTTGTCATACCTGGGCATCGAGTTATGAAGAGTTATTAGAAATGCTTGCTGATGCCGTTCAGGGTTGGCTGGAAGTGGCGAGTGAACAACAAGAAGTCACCCCGGAAAAACAAGTCATTGAGTTGTCTTTATGA
- a CDS encoding DUF2283 domain-containing protein has translation MAEVKVFYDRTGNTLVVWFGNPQDEVEAEETGDEVILMKDQQGQVIGFEKLNFLPPSDHPIRIAFETVAL, from the coding sequence ATGGCAGAAGTAAAAGTATTCTATGACCGCACCGGCAATACACTTGTTGTCTGGTTTGGTAATCCTCAAGATGAGGTGGAAGCCGAAGAAACCGGCGATGAGGTGATTTTAATGAAGGATCAACAGGGGCAAGTGATTGGGTTTGAAAAGCTCAATTTTTTACCTCCTTCTGATCATCCCATACGCATTGCCTTTGAAACAGTAGCTCTCTAA